In Candidatus Aminicenantes bacterium, one genomic interval encodes:
- a CDS encoding dinitrogenase iron-molybdenum cofactor biosynthesis protein codes for MKVLITAEGKDLDANVDPRFGRAAFFLVVDVDKEEVVEAVDNAAGRGAAQGAGVQAAQAAARLGVSALLSGHCGPNAFSAMQAANIKIYTGATGTVRHALEQFRKGELTEADDADVRGHW; via the coding sequence ATGAAGGTACTGATTACGGCAGAGGGAAAAGACCTTGACGCCAATGTGGACCCCCGCTTCGGCCGCGCGGCTTTTTTTCTGGTTGTGGACGTGGACAAAGAAGAAGTGGTTGAAGCGGTGGACAACGCCGCCGGCCGCGGCGCGGCCCAGGGGGCCGGAGTCCAGGCCGCCCAGGCCGCGGCCCGCTTGGGCGTATCCGCCCTGCTCAGCGGCCATTGCGGTCCCAACGCGTTCAGCGCCATGCAGGCGGCCAACATCAAGATCTACACCGGAGCGACCGGTACGGTACGCCACGCGCTTGAACAGTTTCGCAAAGGGGAACTGACGGAGGCCGATGACGCCGACGTCCGGGGCCACTGGTGA